The following nucleotide sequence is from Glycine max cultivar Williams 82 chromosome 9, Glycine_max_v4.0, whole genome shotgun sequence.
ATTACACTCACCATCATCTTTGTTGGATTCTTACACAAGCCTTCCTAATTTTAGTAACTTTGTTACACAAGCATATCCTACGCTGTAATCGTATTACTTCCGTTAAGCCCAAATCGTCATGTGCAATGAAAAAGTTGGACACAATTGTCCCCGTCTTCTTCACAATTGCAAATCTGGAGAAAACCTAATAGATCTGAACGGCAAATGCAGAAAGAGTTATCGCGACAGCCTCGATTTCGGACCATTAATGCAGTTTTACTTCCCCTCCAATAAAGTCGCAAGGTTGGATTAGGaacacatcttttttttttttttttaatatgctgGATGAAGTTGTGtcatttgtgtgtgtgtttattgCTGAAGTTGAAGAACTGTGATGATTATTTCGAGCTTTTAGATGCGTCTACCATTGAAGGTGGAGTCCGTGGGGTGAGTGTGGTGGAGAGAGGACAGAACTATTtcgttatttttcttttatttttaattgtttgaaaaataaatttggggggtaaagatattttttaaaccaattgatttgatttgctTGTTATTGGTTTGTGAACGCCATAATTCtgttaacatttatattatttagtgttatatatttttgtgagtatAACTTGAGTCtcggttatatatatatataggaaacttatatcatatatattatttttttaaatgactttgtaaagatatatttaatttaaaatagatgaaattttaaggATTTTTATTATAGAAATTTTATGGTATATAttgttatcaataattttttaatgtaattttatttaaaatatgaaaataaaatatataaattttaatgaaataatattttaataaaaattataaaaatcaaatccaaCTAAACTAATGTGCagaatattaatttgattttattttaaatgaaaatcaaacaaaatccaactacatatattttttaaacctcTCAGACATTTCTACTTCTTAGCTCTTATTTAGCTGTGGCCACAAAGTCGAAAGCCGTGTGTACTAAACATTGATTGAGTGTTAAAGTAACTGTTTTGGTTAAGTTGCCTTTTGGAAGCgatcaaattatttatatatgatgGATGAAGATATTTCCCAGTGAGACGACCGTTGCACGAAACAAGACTATGAAGACATTTTCTatcatcttttcttttattttattaactctTCGTTAAACCCAttaacatagttttttttttttttttgcaaatagtAATTGGATAACAAGAGAAAGAATATCTAAACTTCTTTTACGAGAtagttaaactatttttttttacatgatagttaaactattttaaattcatgtttttaaaaataacaagggataataattgttttaaattaagtgaggtattttttttaattaaagttgaATAATTGTTTATTAATAAAGTATGAATATACAACTGActataatgataaaatgaaagaGTTTAAATGTTATGCACGTATAATATAGAAAGATTATTATActgttaattaataaaaaaattgtgagatatgatttttaatataattattctaaaaatcaacgcataacaatttttttattggatgaaaatataaaaactcgTTATACTAGCAGTGCATTTACTATTCACTCGTACTTTAATTGCTAAAAAATGATAATGCCTTAAacaactctatttttttatgattgaaaaaaacaactgtatttaagagaatacgagTGGAGTGaaagtttatattatattataaaaaatcaaataaaatattagagtaGTACTTGTTTTTGCTCCTAAACAAAAGacatttaagtatttttttttttttgtgaataagaCATTTAAGTAGtatctgttttctttttttaagccaatctattttctattttgaagACACGGGTAATTATACAGCTTTTTATTGGAGCACTAATTGACCAACGGAAATTTGTGAAAAACATTTACTTCATATGCATTTTCATACAGAAAAACATTGTCACTTGTTTCATACACATTCAGCCAAGAGAGAAAATGCTTGAAAATCTCTGTACTTTGGTGGAAGAATAACACAAATAGTAAGTATACATCTTTCATATGGTCATTTAAGATATGCTTTTTCCAACCTAGAGCATCTCTCCCATTCGGTTCATACCCTATCGAAAGATTATGTCGATTGAAGTCTCCTTTCACATTTCTTCATCTTAACTACCACACTCCTCTTATAGATGAAAATTACAGtgttttttcttcctctaaTTTTGGATCTTCAATGGTGGAATTGTATTTATCTGATATTTTTAGTACCACCAACAATACAGCAAGATCAATCAAGGGAATGAAGGGATATATTTTAGGGGAATGCTAAcaacacatttaaaaaaaatatatatcaatattgTTTCCGCcgtcatgaaaaaaaaaagagagagaaaataaaaaagttaaagttaGATGATAgagagataaagaaaatataatgataaagaaTCAAAACTCCTCTTTAATACAattcttttaacatattttattattatttaaaaattattgaaaactacaaaaaaaatcatgataaagacCAATTAAATGATAAGTATGaccccaataaaaaaaaacaaataacaaaaagtTGTTAAATTTTAGTGGCATCAAGTTTGAATAGTACAAAATGTGGCTCCATTTACTGTTTGTTTAGGCAGATCATTAAAAGACCTGATTAGAAACTAAGCATAAACAAAATCATTCAGTATGAAACACTGAAAACTccattaataattaaagaaaaaatagttaaatttgttCCTAAAAGCGTGATATGATGATAAATTGAtctctaaaaaatgaaaaatacaaatttaatcattgaatgtgtaaaaaatgtgacaaattaatcttattattaaatttgtgagactattttattattaaattataatatttaatgatcaatttaacaataaattatatttttcaacgtttaatttgacattaaattacaaatttaggatcaatttatcattaaattattcgTACAATAATTTGTTGCTATTTTTACACAtttactaaatttaaatttttcatcatTCAAGGACCAATTTATTAATACCTCCCACTTTAAAAGCAAATTTGACTATTTACACATAATTAAATTCGTTAAGtatgaagaaattttatttttcttccttaagAAAATTGTAACCATTGGAAGTTACTACTGTATGTGTCTCATTGATACATTCAGATAGATCCATGAGGTAAAATTCCTCTTGGTCCCGGAGGATTCAGGAATTCAGAAGAATTTCAATAACTAACAATTGCCTACTGCATCCAGCTTCTAAATTGAACGTCACACATTACATAAACGAATTGATGGTTAGGCACTAGACATCAAAACGTTACGTTAATACACTATCGGTAATTTCGTATAAAAAGTTGACatgaatttagaaataaaatacaCTATCAGAAAGCTAAGTGCATCTTCATAACAAATTCTCCCATGCAAATCACTGCACCCTCTCTATGTCAGATGACCAAAATTCACGAAAAATCGTATTGAACATATTGTGAAAGCATACATACAAGCACTAAATAAGCGTTAGTGAAATTCACTTGAGCAACAAAAGATTAACATCCTAAAACAACAAGTACCCGAAGGACAAGGCCAGTACTAGAAAGCACTTCTTCAACTTAGTTTCATCCAAAGGACAAAAAGCCTAGTGCCAAATCTTTCGTTAAGTTAATTTGTCAACATTTCAAGTTTCAGCACTCAATCTGGAAATTCCACCTACCAATAAACCAAAACAACATGTCAAGTTAACTGCAAAAGTTTAATTACAATTTGCTCTGGTACAACCGGATCAACAAACGTACATACATAATCAGGGAGGCAATCCAAGCTTCAACACTTCTTTACAACAAAACCATGTaggccatttttttttctattgcagAAAGCAGGTGTGTTACGGGATCTTAGTAATTAGAGACTGTTAATAAGAGAGGAAAGAAGCATTTGTATATTTGGTATCTGTTTTTCAGTCAttgttttcttcatcttcaacATTCTGAACTCCAGCCCTTTCTTCACCTTCATCGCTAAGAAAACAGAATGTCCAAAAAACTATACACGGAAAAAGTCTTATCTAAACAGGCAAAAGGGTGTCTCTGTTCCAGCTCCTGATCAACAATTTAACTCATCCTGTGAACCAGCACCACGAATTTCATCATCAGAGTCAGATAACTCAGGAAGCAACCAGTAAGAGTATGTTTGTTTCAGAATTCGTGGCACACATCCCAAAGTAAAATACCTAGCTATATTAATTTAAGTGTACATTACAGACATTGTGTAACGAAAGCAACATTTTCTTACTTTTCCTCAACCTCCCTTTGGCTCGAATCAACTTCTAAACAAACACGCCGAGCCAGTTTCAGCCACCCCCATGTACCACCGCTTCTTCGTTGAATTCCTCATAGTGTCAATTTGAAACCCTGGGACAGGAAGTCATCCCtggaaaaatttgaattccgtAGAAGTAAGCTTAATCAGACTAAGGCGTTGAAAGATCAATTTGGCACAGCAATTTTCAAGAAAttaatcaatgtttaatttccATGCATTGTCAGTGTAAAAGCTTATACATGATCAATCATGGAAAGTGTAACCTAGGGACGTTTGTTTCACGGAATAATATTGTATAATTATATGATTaggaatatttaaaaatgtgtttgattatattttaaatttcaaaataatttaaataaaaatgaaagttagATGTGTATTAGAAAACAACTTTCCATATTCCCGTGGGAATATCACATTCTCATCCCTCTTCAGgggaataaaaaaagaaagttatgaCATTCTCACAGATGAACAATATGTGGGAATAACTTTAAACAAACATGGGAATGTTATACTCCATGAGTATATTTTCCGAAATAGACTTTAAATCCGTGAAACAAACTTACCATTACCATACACGTTAGTCTGTAATTAAATGTTAATGTAAAATCTTCACCGATGCATATACTATTCAGCAGAGTATAGATAAATTTGAAGCAATTATGTAGAGGGCAGAGTATAGAAACGAGTTGAATATCATTGAAATGATCGAAGATCGATTATTCCTcatggtttgtttgttttgtgaaggAAGGACACAGAATGAAATGAGGCATGTGAATAAGTAAGTACCTGCGACGTTGGCAGCCTAAAGTCGGCGACTTGCGACAAATTTGACGAGGTAAGAAATAGGGTGTGACGAGAGTTCCCAAACAAATCATGGCTTCGTTCAAATTAGGCAAACCCTGAATTCTAACAAGGGTAACCTCTTTCTTTCCCAGGTCATACCAACACAGCCTCTTCCGGTCGTGTTCCAACAGAACCTTATTCCCATCGCTCGAGTATCCCAAGGGCCTCAAGCACTTGAACGATCTCAACTCACGCGACTCCTCCAGCGTGAACAGCTTGCACCAGCTGTCACCACGGTTATACTCTCTCATCACCCAAACATCCATTTTTGAATTGTGAAAATTCACAGTCATGCAGAGGGAATCGCCTAATAGTGCCACGTCGATCTCGAACCCTCCGCCGACTCCTCCGGTGTCGGGAAGGGGGAGCTCGGTGAAGATCTCGTGGGTTAGATCGAAGGCGACGATGAGATCGGGCTGGTCGGGTTCGAGTTTGCGCGTGACGACCCAGTGGAGGGAGTTACCGACGAAGACGCCCATGGTGCGCGCGCAGCAGAGAGCGTAGGGCATGCTGGGGAGTGTCTTCCACGCGTTGGCGCGGAGCGTGTAGAGCTTGACCTGGGAGTCGAAGGAGCGGTCCTGCAAGTCGACGAAGTAAGAGATGCGGACGAGCTTGTAGTCGGGACTTGTATGGTCGAAGCCGAAGCCGTAGACGCGGGCGGCGAAGAGAGTGGTGTCGGGGTGGAGGCGGCGGCGGGGGAGGGGCAAAGAGGGAAGAATACGGTGCTGGCGGAGGGAGGGGTTCCAAAAGGCGATGTCGTCGGCGACGTTGGATATACAGAGGAGTCCGTTGCAGGAACCGAGAAGAGTGATGTTGTTGCTGTAACACATAAGAGGGTGGTTAAGAAAAAGGGGAGGGTCTAGGGTTGGGAAATTTGTCTGGTATAGATCAGAGTCGAGGCGGAGGATGAGGGTGGTGTTGGAGGTTAAGCTCAGGGATCTGCTGAGATGGACCGAGTTGAAGTGCTGGCTGTCGATTAGTGACTTCCATGACTTTGAGGTTGACCGGAATCGGAGTAGGGATTTCGCCGGTAACCGGGAGAGGATGTCGGTTACCACTTCTCGCGGAAGATGATCCGACATCAGAACAAGAAGAGCTTTCTCTCTCGCTGCTCTGCCACACGAT
It contains:
- the LOC100812846 gene encoding F-box protein CPR1 encodes the protein MSDHLPREVVTDILSRLPAKSLLRFRSTSKSWKSLIDSQHFNSVHLSRSLSLTSNTTLILRLDSDLYQTNFPTLDPPLFLNHPLMCYSNNITLLGSCNGLLCISNVADDIAFWNPSLRQHRILPSLPLPRRRLHPDTTLFAARVYGFGFDHTSPDYKLVRISYFVDLQDRSFDSQVKLYTLRANAWKTLPSMPYALCCARTMGVFVGNSLHWVVTRKLEPDQPDLIVAFDLTHEIFTELPLPDTGGVGGGFEIDVALLGDSLCMTVNFHNSKMDVWVMREYNRGDSWCKLFTLEESRELRSFKCLRPLGYSSDGNKVLLEHDRKRLCWYDLGKKEVTLVRIQGLPNLNEAMICLGTLVTPYFLPRQICRKSPTLGCQRRRDDFLSQGFKLTL